One part of the Nymphaea colorata isolate Beijing-Zhang1983 chromosome 8, ASM883128v2, whole genome shotgun sequence genome encodes these proteins:
- the LOC116258995 gene encoding uncharacterized protein LOC116258995, with product MSGGSGGGSNNNKGIVAVVGVGPKLGRSIARKFAHEGYTVAILARDLGRLSIFADEIAREEKSQVFAIRIDCSDAKSVREAFEGLLSLGFIEVLVYNASAPSTSPSTRFTDIRVESFEKALAVTTVGAFHCAQQVIPRMVERRKGTIIFTGSSMSLNGMPGSYELSCGKFALRALSQCLSKEFQCRGIHVAHVVIDGAIGPPRSSQKAFGDPMDEGLDGWMMDPDAVANAYWHIHTQDRAAWSQEIDLRSSRHSF from the exons ATgagcggcggcagcggcggcgggaGCAACAACAACAAGGGCATCGTTGCCGTCGTCGGCGTCGGCCCAAAACTCGGCCGTTCCATCGCCCGGAAGTTCGCCCACGAAGGTTATACGGTTGCCATCCTCGCCCGAGATCTAG GGAGGTTGTCGATATTCGCGGACGAGATAGCGAGGGAGGAGAAGTCGCAGGTGTTCGCCATTAGGATCGACTGCTCCGACGCCAAGAGCGTGAGGGAGGCCTTCGAGGGCCTCCTCTCCCTCGGCTTCATCGAGGTCCTCGTCTACAACGCCTCCGCCCCTTCCACCTCCCCCTCCACTCGCTTCACCGACATCCGCGTCGAGTCCTTCGAAAAGGCCCTCGCCGTCACCACCGTCGGCGCCTTCCACTGCGCCCAGCag GTTATCCCTAGAATGGTAGAGAGAAGGAAAGGCACCATTATCTTCACCGGCTCTTCCATGTCTCTCAACGGCATGCCTGGTTCTTACGAGCTAA GTTGCGGGAAGTTTGCTCTGAGAGCGCTGTCGCAGTGTTTGTCCAAGGAGTTCCAGTGCCGGGGAATCCATGTCGCTCATGTTGTCATCGATGGGGCCATCGGGCCACCGAG GTCTTCTCAGAAGGCATTCGGGGACCCGATGGATGAAGGGTTGGATGGGTGGATGATGGACCCAGACGCCGTGGCCAATGCCTACTGGCACATCCATACACAGGACAGAGCCGCTTGGAGCCAGGAGATTGACCTCAGAAGCTCGAGACACAGCTTCTAA
- the LOC116259000 gene encoding uncharacterized protein LOC116259000, which produces MEVVHPMHPAMGSSHFDSSACSSPFTTAPSSPARRSGVGHFYFSAPTSPSRVHSAVVPYLWDDFPGKPKTSVSVVHDEDDDFEFQFSGPLTKELPISTADQLFHEGKIRPLLQLSESSIPPSPRSPRRTSMDQGKRIQRGDNSGRFSAANDESRKPAGRKERGRRTRSLSPLRNEFFGDSCVGEDQEGLKPSPSKGSKRWSIRDLLFRSASEGRAKKSSDSKNSSFRSTEVASRGGSGRRSSAHELHYAANRALSEELKKRTFLPYRRGVLGCLGFGTGSFGIGGLFTPFSRQG; this is translated from the coding sequence ATGGAGGTCGTCCATCCCATGCATCCAGCCATGGGCTCCTCCCATTTCGACTCCAGCGCATGCTCTTCCCCTTTCACCACCGCGCCCTCGAGCCCCGCCCGCCGGAGTGGCGTCGGCCACTTCTACTTCAGCGCGCCTACGAGCCCGAGCCGAGTTCACTCGGCCGTGGTTCCCTACCTCTGGGATGACTTCCCCGGCAAGCCCAAGACCTCCGTCTCCGTCGTCCACGACGAGGACGACGACTTCGAATTTCAGTTCAGCGGCCCACTCACCAAGGAACTTCCGATCTCGACGGCCGACCAGCTCTTCCACGAAGGGAAGATCCGCCCGCTGCTGCAGCTGTCGGAGAGCTCCATCCCGCCGTCGCCGCGGTCACCCCGAAGGACGTCGATGGACCAGGGGAAGCGAATCCAGAGAGGAGACAATTCCGGCCGGTTCTCTGCGGCGAACGATGAGAGCCGGAAGCCGGCCGGCCGGAAGGAGCGTGGTAGGAGGACGCGTTCCCTGTCGCCGCTGAGGAACGAGTTTTTCGGCGACAGCTGCGTCGGGGAGGACCAGGAGGGGCTGAAGCCTTCTCCGTCGAAGGGGAGCAAGAGGTGGAGCATCAGGGACCTGCTGTTCAGGAGCGCGTCGGAGGGGCGAGCGAAGAAGTCGTCGGACTCGAAGAACTCGAGCTTCCGGTCGACGGAGGTGGCCAGCAGGGGAGGTAGCGGGAGGAGGTCGTCGGCGCACGAGCTGCACTACGCGGCCAACCGGGCGCTGTCGGAGGAGCTGAAGAAGCGGACCTTCCTGCCATACCGGAGGGGCGTGCTGGGCTGCCTCGGGTTCGGGACCGGCTCGTTTGGAATTGGTGGGCTTTTTACTCCATTCAGCCGTCAGGGGTGA
- the LOC116258612 gene encoding CDPK-related kinase 5, with amino-acid sequence MGLCHGKPRPTIDGDLNGGGSAEEVVVVVGAGGVGGGGGVGKGVALPSPARNGERRAEEISKPSPFPFYTPSPARLFNKNSSSANSTPRRFFKRPFPPPSPAKHIRAALARRHGSVKPNEVAIPEGSEAEYGLDKSFAFSKHFASKYELGDEIGRGHFGYTCTARFKKGELRGQQVAVKIIPKAKMTTAIAIEDVRREVKILRALTGHSNLVQFYDAYEDHDNVYIVMELCEGGELLDRILARGGKYSEDDAKAVMVQILNVVAFCHLQGVVHRDLKPENFLFTTKDENSQLKAIDFGLSDFVKPEERLNDIVGSAYYVAPEVLHRSYSTEADVWSIGVIAYILLCGSRPFWARTESGIFRAVLKADPSFDEPPWPSLSSEAKDFVRRLLNKDLRKRMSAAQALSHPWIRNYNNAKVPLDVLVFKLIKAYLRSSSLRKAALRALSKTLTVDEVYYLREQFTLLEPNKNGCISLDNIRMALSKHATEAMKESRVLEFVNSMSALQYRKMDFEEFCAAAISVHQLEGLDRWEQHARSAYELFEKDGNRALVIEELATELGLAPAAPVHTVLHDWIRQADGKLSFLGFVKLLHGVSSRSFAKA; translated from the exons ATGGGACTCTGCCATGGCAAACCTCGGCCGACGATCGACGGTGATCTCAATGGAGGAGGTTCAGCAGAAgaagtagtagtagtagtaggaGCGGGAGGAGttggaggaggtggtggtgtGGGGAAAGGGGTTGCGTTGCCGTCTCCGGCGAGGAACGGCGAGAGACGGGCGGAGGAGATCAGCAAGCCCTCGCCCTTCCCCTTCTACACCCCGAGCCCCGCCCGTCTCTTCAACAAGAACTCATCCTCCGCGAATTCAACCCCCCGCAGGTTCTTCAAGCGCCCGTTCCCGCCGCCATCGCCAGCTAAGCACATCCGAGCGGCGCTCGCCAGGCGTCATGGCTCGGTGAAGCCGAACGAGGTGGCGATCCCCGAGGGGAGCGAGGCGGAATACGGGCTAGACAAGAGCTTCGCGTTTTCTAAGCACTTCGCATCCAAGTACGAGTTGGGGGACGAGATAGGGCGAGGTCACTTCGGGTATACGTGCACGGCGAGGTTCAAGAAGGGGGAGCTCAGGGGGCAGCAGGTGGCTGTGAAGATCATTCCCAAAGCGAAG ATGACCACAGCCATTGCTATTGAGGATGTCCGTAGGGAGGTGAAGATTTTGAGAGCATTGACAGGACACAGCAATCTAGTACAATTTTATGATGCttatgaagatcatgacaacgTTTACATAGTAATGGA ATTATGTGAAGGAGGGGAACTTCTTGATAGGATACTTGCCAG GGGTGGGAAATACTCTGAGGATGATGCCAAGGCTGTTATGGTGCAGATTCTAAATGTGGTGGCATTTTGCCATCTCCAAGGTGTTGTTCATCGTGACCTCAAGCCAGAG aattttcttttcactACAAAGGATGAAAACTCTCAGTTGAAGGCCATAGATTTTGGATTATCAGATTTTGTAAAGCCAG AGGAAAGGCTGAATGACATAGTAGGAAGTGCATACTATGTTGCACCTGAAGTTTTACATAGGTCTTATAGTACAGAGGCTGATGTCTGGAGCATTGGTGTAATTGCTTATATTCTCCTCTGTGGGAGCCGTCCTTTTTGGGCACGAACTGAATCTGGTATTTTTCGGGCTGTCCTAAAAGCTGATCCTAGTTTTGATGAACCACCATGGCCATCATTATCTTCTGAAGCGAAAGACTTTGTGAGGCGGTTATTGAATAAGGATTTGCGGAAGCGAATGTCAGCTGCTCAAGCTTTGA GCCATCCCTGGATCAGAAATTACAACAATGCAAAGGTACCATTGGATGTCCTAGTATTCAAACTGATTAAGGCCTATTTACGCTCATCATCACTACGCAAGGCAGCTTTGAGG GCTCTGTCAAAGACCCTGACGGTTGATGAGGTTTATTACTTGAGAGAACAGTTTACGCTACTGGAGCCAAACAAAAATGGATGCATTTCCCTGGATAATATCCGGATG GCTTTGTCGAAGCATGCAACAGAAGCAATGAAGGAGTCCCGTGTCCTTGAATTTGTAAATTCA ATGAGTGCTCTTCAGTATAGAAAAATGGATTTTGAAGAGTTCTGTGCTGCTGCAATAAGCGTGCATCAGCTTGAAGGACTTGATAGATGGGAGCAACATGCTCGCAGTGCGTACGAGCTCTTTGAGAAGGACGGGAACAGAGCGCTTGTTATTGAGGAGCTTGCAACG gaACTTGGTCTTGCTCCTGCTGCACCAGTGCACACGGTTCTCCATGATTGGATCAGACAGGCAGATGGGAAACTTAGTTTCCTGGGTTTTGTTAAACTGTTGCATGGTGTGTCATCACGGTCTTTTGCCAAAGCGTAG